One Spirochaetales bacterium genomic region harbors:
- a CDS encoding iron hydrogenase small subunit, with amino-acid sequence MITVTINDRGQNAEHNETILQVAKRSGVSIPTLCHMEGLPPSGACRLCVVEDCRTGRLVPACSTKVADEMKIRTHSPKVIRARKTIIELLLASHPDDCLYCVRQGNCELSRLAREYGIRRNGPGKVLPKKRLDVSGLAVTRDNGKCILCGKCVRVCEEVQGIGSIDFVRRGSKTEILCAFGDSINTSSCINCGQCIMVCPTGALSERRQLEEVMDALSRGDTFVVFQHAPSISVTVAEAYGYKPGTDICGKLTTALRKTGGDRVFETSFAADLTVMEEASELVRRIRTGGPLPMMTSCSPGWIKYVEQRYPEFIPNLSTCKSPQGMLGALVKDRYAKKEGIPPECIFHVALMPCTAKKFEAGRPELSAGGLPDIDAVLTTRELIDLFNIYGINPAEMPDGTADKPFGTRSSSGKLFGTSGGVAEAALRTAGFLLTGSDCVDTEIKALRMGAYRKEMRVTIGETTLGVCAVSGINEAGAVLEELKAGRDDLHFIEVMTCPGGCIAGGGQPFGTDKKAVAARVQNLYAIDRNESLRYAHHNPDIALLYDEYLGAPLSEESHRLLHTHYIRREVVS; translated from the coding sequence ATGATAACGGTCACTATCAATGACAGGGGACAGAACGCCGAACATAACGAAACGATACTCCAGGTGGCGAAACGGTCGGGGGTTTCCATTCCCACGCTCTGCCACATGGAAGGGCTTCCACCGTCAGGCGCGTGCAGGCTTTGTGTCGTCGAGGACTGCCGGACGGGAAGGCTCGTTCCTGCATGCTCGACAAAAGTCGCGGACGAAATGAAAATCAGGACCCATTCCCCAAAGGTGATCAGGGCAAGAAAAACGATCATCGAACTACTGCTCGCCTCCCATCCCGACGACTGCCTGTATTGCGTCAGGCAGGGGAATTGCGAATTGAGCAGGCTGGCACGCGAATACGGAATCCGGAGAAACGGCCCCGGAAAGGTTCTTCCGAAAAAACGGCTCGATGTTTCCGGCCTTGCCGTAACGCGGGACAACGGAAAATGTATTTTGTGCGGAAAATGCGTCCGTGTCTGCGAGGAAGTACAGGGAATCGGGTCGATCGATTTTGTCCGGAGGGGAAGCAAAACGGAAATACTCTGCGCGTTCGGGGATTCCATCAACACATCGAGCTGCATCAACTGCGGCCAGTGCATCATGGTCTGTCCGACGGGGGCCCTTTCCGAACGCCGGCAGCTCGAAGAGGTCATGGACGCCCTTTCTCGCGGGGATACCTTTGTCGTGTTTCAGCACGCGCCGAGCATTTCCGTCACCGTCGCGGAAGCTTACGGGTACAAACCAGGAACGGACATATGCGGCAAGCTGACAACCGCCTTACGAAAGACCGGCGGCGATCGTGTTTTCGAGACGTCGTTTGCCGCGGATCTCACCGTCATGGAAGAAGCCTCGGAACTGGTCCGGCGGATCAGGACCGGCGGGCCTCTTCCGATGATGACCTCCTGCTCGCCCGGCTGGATTAAATACGTCGAACAACGTTACCCGGAGTTTATCCCGAACCTTTCCACCTGTAAAAGCCCGCAGGGAATGCTCGGGGCGCTCGTGAAAGACCGTTATGCGAAAAAGGAAGGCATACCGCCCGAATGTATTTTTCACGTCGCTCTCATGCCCTGCACGGCAAAGAAATTCGAAGCCGGGAGGCCCGAATTGTCCGCGGGCGGGCTTCCGGACATCGATGCCGTCCTCACCACTCGCGAGCTGATCGATCTATTCAATATATACGGGATCAATCCGGCTGAAATGCCGGACGGTACCGCCGACAAACCTTTCGGCACCCGCAGTTCTTCTGGAAAACTCTTCGGCACCTCAGGCGGCGTTGCGGAGGCCGCCCTGCGGACCGCGGGGTTTCTCCTGACGGGCAGTGATTGCGTCGATACGGAGATCAAAGCGTTACGAATGGGGGCATACAGAAAGGAAATGCGGGTGACAATCGGCGAAACGACACTCGGCGTCTGCGCGGTAAGCGGCATCAATGAGGCGGGCGCCGTGCTCGAAGAATTAAAAGCGGGAAGAGACGACCTTCATTTTATCGAAGTCATGACGTGCCCGGGCGGATGTATCGCCGGGGGCGGCCAACCCTTCGGCACCGATAAAAAAGCGGTCGCCGCCCGAGTTCAGAACCTCTATGCCATAGACAGGAACGAATCCCTCAGGTACGCGCACCACAATCCCGACATCGCCTTATTGTACGACGAGTACCTCGGCGCACCTCTGAGTGAAGAAAGCCATCGCCTTCTCCATACCCATTACATACGCAGGGAGGTGGTGTCGTGA
- a CDS encoding 4Fe-4S binding protein: protein MDNNIRHTWLDTLEHLPEALHCDFITRLAASCGITFPGGASVKREMDGYFNSLLRNDTNKPIVYIGMGTCGLAAGAGDTYSAVKEYIESKHIAADVIPVGCIGLCCAEPLMDVQLPGKTRVSFRNAIGKKAAALLASMLDDGKVPRADVLGQFSHTQSMLWEDIPLLAEHPFFSPQKRVVLSNCGIINPLSISEYIARGGYAALLKAIHKNTPDDICSIMTASGLRGRGGGGFPTGKKWRAALDRNSPVKYFVCNADEGDPGAFMDRALCESDPHRLLEGLAVGAYATGAQTAYIYIRAEYPLAIRHLTKAIGEMRAFGFLGDNIWDSGFNLDIVIKKGAGAFVCGEETSLINSIEGKRGMPRPRPPYPPEKGLHERPTVINNVETLANISSIVVMGADWFTSFGTKESPGTKVFALSGKVVRTGLVEVSIGTSMRDIVYAIGGGIPDNKRCKAVQIGGPSGGCVPEHLFNIEIDYHTLPEVGAMMGSGGLVVMDEDNCMVDVARFFMDFITRESCGKCIPCREGTKRILSILNSIIRPRKSEQDTDALSRFRDVLDLVPLAGVIKATSLCGLGQSAPNPVLSTIRWFREEYEAHVFERTCPAGVCTDLLTYSIDPDTCIGCTACLVKCPENAIMGRKGTPHYIVPDKCSGCGTCRDICRKGAVVVR, encoded by the coding sequence GTGGATAACAACATCCGGCATACATGGCTCGACACACTCGAACACCTGCCAGAAGCGCTTCATTGTGATTTCATCACGAGACTCGCCGCCTCATGCGGCATCACGTTTCCCGGAGGGGCTTCCGTAAAGCGTGAAATGGACGGTTATTTCAATTCTCTTCTCAGAAACGACACGAACAAACCCATTGTCTATATCGGGATGGGAACCTGCGGACTGGCGGCCGGCGCAGGCGACACATATTCCGCCGTCAAAGAATATATCGAAAGCAAACATATCGCCGCCGACGTGATCCCTGTCGGGTGCATCGGCCTCTGCTGCGCGGAACCCCTTATGGATGTGCAGTTGCCGGGAAAAACGAGGGTCAGTTTCCGCAACGCTATCGGAAAAAAGGCGGCCGCACTTCTCGCTTCCATGCTCGACGACGGAAAGGTCCCGCGGGCTGACGTACTCGGACAGTTTTCACATACTCAGTCGATGCTTTGGGAGGATATTCCGCTGCTCGCCGAACATCCCTTTTTCAGCCCCCAGAAACGCGTCGTTCTCTCCAATTGCGGTATCATCAATCCCCTCTCAATTTCGGAATATATTGCCCGCGGGGGATACGCGGCGTTACTCAAGGCCATCCACAAAAATACCCCCGATGACATCTGTAGTATCATGACCGCGAGCGGCCTGAGGGGTCGCGGCGGCGGAGGGTTTCCTACCGGTAAGAAATGGAGGGCCGCCCTTGACCGGAACTCACCGGTAAAATATTTCGTCTGTAATGCCGATGAGGGTGACCCCGGCGCGTTCATGGACCGCGCACTTTGTGAAAGCGATCCTCACAGGCTTCTCGAAGGCCTTGCCGTCGGTGCATACGCGACCGGGGCACAGACGGCATACATTTATATCAGGGCGGAATACCCCCTGGCAATTAGACACCTCACAAAAGCGATCGGTGAGATGCGGGCGTTCGGATTTCTCGGGGACAATATCTGGGACAGCGGCTTCAACCTGGATATCGTGATAAAAAAAGGGGCCGGCGCCTTTGTGTGCGGCGAAGAAACCTCCCTCATCAACAGCATAGAGGGGAAACGGGGAATGCCGAGGCCGAGGCCCCCGTATCCCCCGGAAAAAGGATTGCATGAAAGACCAACCGTGATCAATAACGTCGAGACACTCGCCAATATTTCATCCATCGTCGTCATGGGGGCGGACTGGTTTACATCATTCGGCACCAAAGAGAGTCCCGGGACAAAAGTATTCGCGCTTTCCGGGAAGGTCGTCCGGACCGGTCTTGTCGAAGTGAGCATCGGCACCAGCATGCGAGACATCGTCTACGCTATCGGCGGCGGAATCCCCGACAATAAGCGCTGCAAGGCGGTACAGATCGGGGGGCCAAGCGGCGGCTGCGTCCCTGAACATCTTTTCAATATAGAGATCGATTACCATACCCTTCCCGAAGTGGGTGCGATGATGGGGTCAGGCGGTCTTGTCGTGATGGATGAAGACAACTGCATGGTCGATGTCGCCCGCTTTTTCATGGATTTCATAACGCGTGAAAGCTGCGGAAAATGCATTCCGTGCAGGGAGGGAACAAAACGGATTTTATCCATATTAAACAGTATTATTCGTCCCCGTAAATCGGAACAGGATACCGACGCGCTTTCACGTTTCCGGGACGTACTCGATCTCGTCCCCCTTGCCGGGGTAATAAAAGCGACCAGCCTCTGCGGGCTGGGGCAAAGCGCGCCCAACCCCGTACTGAGTACGATTCGCTGGTTCAGGGAAGAATACGAGGCGCATGTCTTCGAAAGGACCTGCCCCGCGGGCGTATGCACGGACCTGCTTACTTACTCGATCGATCCGGACACATGCATCGGATGCACGGCCTGTCTGGTAAAATGCCCTGAAAACGCGATCATGGGCCGGAAAGGAACGCCCCATTATATCGTTCCCGACAAATGCTCGGGCTGTGGGACGTGCAGGGATATATGCAGAAAAGGCGCGGTCGTCGTCCGTTAG
- the nuoE gene encoding NADH-quinone oxidoreductase subunit NuoE: MKKSKTTEEAAVAAGRPQRDSLISMLQEAQDKEGYLSREDIIAISRQLGLPASKVYGVATFYNQFRMHPPGKYHIQICRGTACHIKGSNALLARLIRELRIQPGETTKDGLFSLEVVACIGACGLAPVMVVGGTYYSHLTPDGAADIVRVYRKGAKERG, encoded by the coding sequence ATGAAGAAGAGTAAAACCACAGAAGAAGCCGCGGTTGCGGCCGGCCGGCCACAGCGGGACAGCCTTATCTCGATGCTTCAGGAAGCCCAGGATAAAGAGGGATATCTTTCCAGGGAGGATATCATCGCGATAAGCAGGCAACTGGGGCTTCCGGCAAGTAAAGTATATGGAGTGGCGACGTTTTACAATCAGTTTCGTATGCACCCCCCGGGGAAATATCATATTCAGATTTGCAGGGGAACCGCCTGTCACATAAAGGGCTCCAACGCCCTTCTCGCGCGGCTCATTCGGGAACTCCGTATACAACCCGGAGAAACGACGAAGGACGGCCTTTTCAGCCTTGAAGTGGTCGCGTGTATCGGGGCCTGCGGCCTCGCACCGGTCATGGTCGTCGGAGGTACCTATTATTCCCACCTCACACCGGACGGGGCGGCCGATATCGTCCGCGTATACAGGAAAGGAGCAAAAGAACGTGGATAA
- a CDS encoding redox-sensing transcriptional repressor Rex, protein MKSTDIPIKTIERLSLYRRILRELLEKGEEYIFSYRLAVLADKKASQVRRDFMVLNQFASPQKGYAVRELIECISGLLDSGEKLKMAIVGIGNMGRAFINYFKGRGKNLEITAGFDNDDRKNNRVINGCRIYPVEKMKEILRKEKIRIGIITVPEDRAQNIAEELIQSGIKAIVNVAPVPIKSPADVHIENLDLTSVFEKTAYFAKISTDSPEKDGGVEHGRDI, encoded by the coding sequence ATGAAAAGCACCGACATTCCGATCAAAACAATCGAACGATTGAGTCTTTACAGGCGGATACTGCGGGAACTTCTTGAAAAAGGAGAAGAATACATTTTTTCATATCGTCTCGCCGTTCTCGCAGATAAAAAGGCATCGCAGGTAAGGCGCGATTTTATGGTCCTCAATCAGTTCGCGAGCCCTCAAAAGGGGTACGCGGTCCGTGAACTGATCGAATGCATCAGCGGATTGCTCGATTCGGGAGAAAAACTGAAAATGGCGATTGTCGGTATCGGGAATATGGGCAGGGCGTTCATCAATTACTTCAAGGGCCGGGGAAAAAACCTTGAAATTACAGCCGGCTTTGATAATGACGACAGAAAAAATAATCGTGTTATCAATGGCTGCCGGATCTATCCGGTCGAGAAGATGAAGGAAATATTGCGGAAAGAAAAGATCAGAATCGGGATCATTACCGTACCGGAAGACCGGGCGCAAAATATCGCGGAAGAACTCATACAATCGGGAATAAAGGCCATCGTGAATGTCGCCCCGGTCCCCATTAAAAGTCCGGCAGACGTTCATATCGAGAATCTGGATTTAACGAGTGTTTTCGAAAAGACCGCATATTTCGCCAAAATAAGTACCGACTCCCCTGAAAAAGACGGGGGCGTCGAACACGGAAGGGATATATAA
- a CDS encoding response regulator, with amino-acid sequence MAKILIIDDDVDIHDSVGTILKSNGHEVWTAINGTEGLSTAEKIRPDLIILDVMMQTGMEGFNVSYSLRKNEVLKHVPILMLTSIHQKTDFRFNPDKDGEFLPVDDFVEKPISPGQLTEKTTRLLNLGKEAINLGGRKRIM; translated from the coding sequence ATGGCAAAAATTCTTATCATCGACGACGATGTCGACATCCATGACAGTGTCGGCACTATATTAAAATCAAACGGGCATGAGGTATGGACGGCGATCAATGGAACGGAAGGGCTTTCGACGGCAGAGAAAATACGACCGGACCTTATCATCCTCGATGTCATGATGCAGACGGGGATGGAAGGCTTCAATGTCTCGTACAGTCTCAGGAAAAACGAGGTATTGAAACATGTCCCGATTCTCATGCTTACCTCCATACATCAAAAAACCGATTTCCGTTTCAATCCGGACAAAGACGGCGAGTTCCTGCCGGTCGATGATTTTGTTGAAAAACCGATTTCTCCGGGACAATTGACGGAAAAAACGACAAGACTTCTCAATCTCGGAAAAGAAGCGATCAACCTCGGGGGAAGGAAACGTATCATGTAG
- a CDS encoding RNA polymerase sigma factor, with product MEKRMKEWITCVRKARRGDLDAFDTLVVRFRDMAVGYAYSLLKDFHRAEDAAQEAFIRAYRDIGMLKEPCAFPSWLRKIVFKYCDRISRRKEHHTIPIDNAGEQPDYSETPVQKVMREETEKSVLSCVENLPENEREVTTLFYINGYSMAEVGTFLDLPVSTVKSRLHSARKKIRQRMVTMVKDTLKKHAPDEGFNSRIRSVLENVPLVNFELHRTKGKDGIPRCPETVPFPSCVRAYLEYLDQGEPPSIIESHNRKWRLDNSYLTALCASGAAFKLNWRPGWHMDNPLISHISDDPLEPHKRTLDVMGIPCEIVLNDGTNKVLFTEKIRESIRKNKRPVIAQGVVGPPEECLVTGFDKNGEILLGWSFFQGSKEFLDEVEFEPNGYFRKRNWYENTGVLFVPGDRNTKKSPVESYKRILLWAVEVMERPTGGPGIPNGLAAYRAWIDTIADDEAFSGKTVKELQYRYIIHHSAVGLLAECRWYAHLFLDNISEVTGKYEPLKEAASCFNTVHTIMWEIWGAVGGPGVAPAKAKRFAGPDVRKQVAGLLEKAREMDVKALDAMKASL from the coding sequence ATGGAGAAACGGATGAAGGAATGGATCACCTGTGTCCGAAAGGCCCGCCGGGGAGACCTGGATGCCTTTGATACGCTGGTCGTCCGATTCAGGGATATGGCGGTCGGTTACGCCTATTCACTGCTCAAGGATTTTCATCGCGCGGAAGACGCGGCACAGGAAGCCTTTATACGCGCCTATCGAGACATCGGAATGTTGAAAGAACCGTGCGCCTTCCCCTCATGGCTGAGGAAAATCGTATTCAAGTATTGCGACAGAATCAGCCGCCGGAAGGAACACCATACCATCCCGATCGACAATGCCGGTGAACAGCCGGACTACTCCGAAACACCGGTCCAAAAAGTGATGAGAGAAGAAACGGAAAAATCGGTCCTCTCATGCGTCGAAAACCTTCCTGAAAATGAAAGGGAAGTGACCACGCTGTTTTACATCAACGGGTATTCCATGGCCGAAGTCGGGACTTTTCTCGATCTTCCGGTGAGTACCGTAAAAAGCCGCCTGCATTCCGCCAGAAAAAAAATCAGGCAAAGGATGGTGACTATGGTAAAAGACACACTGAAAAAACACGCGCCGGATGAGGGGTTCAATTCACGGATACGAAGCGTGCTGGAGAATGTCCCCCTCGTCAATTTCGAACTTCACAGGACAAAGGGAAAAGACGGCATCCCCCGGTGCCCGGAAACCGTTCCTTTTCCTTCCTGCGTCCGCGCGTACCTGGAATATCTCGATCAGGGAGAGCCGCCTTCGATCATCGAGTCGCACAACAGAAAATGGCGGCTCGACAACAGCTACCTTACGGCATTGTGCGCATCCGGGGCCGCATTCAAACTCAACTGGCGCCCGGGCTGGCATATGGACAACCCCCTTATTTCCCACATCTCAGACGATCCCCTGGAACCCCACAAGCGCACGCTCGATGTCATGGGAATCCCCTGCGAAATCGTGCTGAACGACGGAACGAACAAAGTCCTTTTCACCGAAAAAATCAGGGAAAGTATCCGTAAAAACAAACGTCCCGTTATCGCCCAGGGAGTGGTCGGACCGCCCGAAGAATGTCTTGTCACCGGATTCGATAAAAACGGGGAAATACTTCTGGGCTGGAGTTTTTTCCAGGGATCAAAAGAGTTTCTCGACGAGGTCGAGTTCGAGCCGAACGGATATTTTCGAAAAAGGAATTGGTATGAGAACACGGGGGTTCTCTTTGTTCCCGGAGACCGGAATACAAAAAAAAGCCCGGTGGAATCATACAAGCGGATACTTTTATGGGCGGTCGAAGTGATGGAACGGCCCACGGGCGGGCCGGGTATTCCGAACGGTCTTGCAGCCTACCGGGCATGGATCGATACTATTGCCGATGACGAAGCGTTTTCCGGTAAAACGGTAAAGGAACTCCAATACCGGTATATAATCCATCACAGCGCGGTGGGGCTGCTTGCGGAATGCCGGTGGTACGCCCATCTCTTTCTCGATAATATTTCGGAAGTCACCGGGAAATACGAACCGCTTAAGGAAGCCGCATCCTGTTTCAACACAGTCCACACAATCATGTGGGAGATATGGGGAGCAGTCGGCGGGCCGGGTGTGGCACCCGCAAAGGCGAAACGTTTTGCCGGGCCTGATGTTCGAAAACAGGTAGCCGGTCTTCTCGAAAAGGCGCGTGAAATGGACGTAAAAGCACTCGACGCCATGAAAGCGTCCTTATAA
- a CDS encoding outer membrane beta-barrel protein, whose translation MKNAVKITAVFLVFLAANVFSAESKKGTFGIDMALIFNLQSLVVDVDNYNDGIQPGAGLKMWFGDAFAVRALVHLDHTANSEFEISTTNFGISGALEYHFAPKALSPYAGGLVGVTMEMVTDMDTETGIYFGGMFGVEMNVFKTVSMYAEYDLIAYMEDPVTNITLGVGPNAQVGMLIYF comes from the coding sequence ATGAAAAACGCGGTAAAGATAACGGCGGTTTTCCTGGTCTTCCTGGCTGCGAATGTTTTTTCGGCCGAATCAAAAAAGGGAACATTCGGGATCGACATGGCCCTGATTTTCAACCTGCAAAGCCTGGTTGTCGATGTCGACAACTACAATGACGGAATTCAACCGGGCGCGGGATTGAAGATGTGGTTCGGCGACGCGTTCGCGGTGCGCGCCCTGGTACATCTCGATCACACGGCAAATTCGGAATTTGAGATATCGACGACAAACTTCGGGATATCGGGGGCGCTGGAGTACCATTTCGCCCCGAAGGCGCTTTCCCCCTACGCGGGCGGGCTTGTCGGCGTGACGATGGAAATGGTGACGGACATGGATACGGAAACAGGCATCTACTTCGGCGGGATGTTCGGGGTTGAAATGAATGTCTTTAAAACCGTATCGATGTACGCGGAATACGATCTTATCGCGTACATGGAAGATCCGGTTACGAACATTACCCTTGGGGTCGGCCCGAACGCTCAGGTGGGTATGCTCATTTATTTCTGA